A region of Streptomyces deccanensis DNA encodes the following proteins:
- a CDS encoding FAD/NAD(P)-binding protein encodes MSGISIAVVGGGASAVCLVDALAQAQSPAGSITVFEPSPNLWRGRAYQVDIATVKVNAPPEDMSVRVGDLGHFRRWLEKRERVVDDIDSVDPYSGARFAPRTVYGEYLEQSAYSALGELRRKGWRVDLVGAAVTAARRTDDQVRLSTSNGSAGAFDYVVLCVGGDGPKDAYGLSSAPGFIADPYPMSHHLREIGTREDVAVIGSGLTAVDIILALAAQGHQGRITLLSRGGVLPGVRQRPVTFEPRHLTKERMRALARSGREMTLGEFAEIVAAELRDAGADVGAAHAEITDLDKEAPADRLRRQFAAVDSPDPGLRILQHAVPDIGPDVWPQLREEDRAELLRSHYRTIMSLCCPMPPASASVLLELEEAGQLSIRSGLRKVAERSGGGFEMLTADAPPIVAHKVINAVNASEGRVPTGALPLVTTLTRAGAASLHPHGGLHLARPTSRLITGDVEDPRLYGLGTIGAGSLFFTFGLPSLVDRAEDIVAAILQHAGDTQPARSGDVLLPA; translated from the coding sequence ATGTCTGGAATATCGATCGCTGTGGTCGGAGGCGGCGCGTCAGCGGTCTGCCTCGTCGACGCTCTGGCCCAGGCGCAGAGCCCCGCGGGCAGCATTACCGTCTTCGAGCCCTCGCCGAATCTCTGGCGGGGCCGGGCCTATCAGGTCGACATCGCCACCGTCAAGGTGAATGCGCCGCCGGAGGACATGTCGGTGCGCGTGGGCGACCTCGGCCATTTCCGACGCTGGCTGGAGAAGCGAGAGCGCGTCGTCGACGATATCGACAGCGTCGATCCTTATTCGGGGGCGCGATTCGCGCCGCGCACCGTCTATGGCGAGTATCTCGAGCAGTCGGCCTATTCGGCCCTCGGGGAACTGCGCAGAAAGGGCTGGCGGGTCGACCTCGTCGGCGCGGCGGTCACCGCGGCCCGGCGCACCGACGACCAGGTCCGCCTGAGCACGAGCAACGGCAGCGCCGGCGCCTTCGACTACGTCGTCCTCTGCGTGGGCGGCGACGGCCCCAAGGACGCCTACGGGCTCAGCAGCGCACCGGGGTTCATAGCGGACCCGTACCCGATGTCCCACCACCTCCGCGAGATCGGCACACGGGAGGACGTCGCCGTCATCGGCAGCGGCCTCACGGCCGTCGACATCATCCTCGCTCTGGCCGCGCAGGGCCATCAGGGACGGATCACCCTGCTCTCCCGTGGGGGCGTGCTCCCCGGCGTCCGGCAACGCCCCGTCACCTTCGAGCCCCGCCACCTCACCAAGGAGCGGATGCGCGCCCTCGCCCGCAGCGGCCGCGAGATGACCCTCGGGGAGTTCGCGGAGATCGTGGCGGCCGAACTGCGTGACGCCGGTGCGGACGTCGGCGCGGCCCACGCCGAGATCACCGACCTCGACAAGGAGGCGCCTGCGGACCGGCTGCGCCGTCAGTTCGCGGCCGTGGACTCACCGGACCCGGGACTGCGCATCCTCCAGCACGCCGTCCCCGACATCGGCCCCGACGTATGGCCGCAACTGCGGGAGGAGGACCGGGCGGAACTGCTCCGCTCCCACTACCGCACCATCATGAGCCTGTGCTGCCCCATGCCGCCGGCCAGCGCCTCCGTGCTGCTGGAACTGGAAGAAGCGGGCCAGCTGAGCATCCGCTCCGGACTGCGGAAGGTCGCGGAACGCTCCGGAGGGGGCTTCGAGATGCTCACCGCCGACGCGCCTCCCATCGTGGCGCACAAGGTCATCAACGCGGTCAACGCCTCCGAGGGCCGCGTCCCCACCGGCGCCCTGCCGCTGGTGACCACCCTGACCAGGGCCGGCGCCGCGAGCCTCCACCCCCACGGAGGGCTGCACCTCGCCCGACCGACCAGTCGGCTCATCACCGGGGACGTCGAGGATCCGCGGCTCTACGGCCTCGGCACCATCGGGGCGGGATCACTCTTCTTCACCTTCGGCCTCCCCTCCCTGGTGGACCGCGCCGAGGACATCGTCGCCGCCATCCTCCAGCACGCGGGCGACACCCAACCGGCCCGATCCGGGGACGTCCTGCTGCCCGCCTAG
- a CDS encoding class II aldolase/adducin family protein, with protein sequence MTTMTDKTTEPSAEFLADTATGLPIPGEPVFSSPEETRRHRKQRLAAALRLFGKYGFGEGISGHISVRDPEHPDQFWVNPFGVSFKHVRVADLICVDAKGRVVYGKHRVNPSAFVIHSQIHDLHPGATAAAHGHTAHSRALGALGRLLEPIDQESAAFYGRQTLYEAYEGPSVSLEQGRDIAENLGDNRAILLRHHGLITVGGSLDEAVHWFFTYDSCAQVQLLALAAGTPKTFTHEQAMAAGEGFGDAQLGWFSFQLLWDEIVREEPDLLDE encoded by the coding sequence ATGACCACGATGACCGACAAGACCACCGAGCCCTCCGCGGAGTTCCTCGCCGATACCGCGACAGGACTGCCGATCCCCGGCGAACCGGTCTTCAGCAGCCCGGAGGAGACCCGTCGCCACCGCAAGCAACGGCTGGCCGCGGCGCTGCGCCTGTTCGGCAAGTACGGCTTCGGTGAGGGGATCTCGGGCCATATCTCAGTGCGTGATCCGGAACATCCCGACCAGTTCTGGGTCAACCCCTTCGGCGTGTCCTTCAAGCACGTGCGTGTGGCCGACCTGATCTGCGTGGACGCCAAGGGCCGCGTGGTGTACGGAAAGCACCGCGTCAACCCCAGTGCCTTCGTCATCCACTCCCAGATTCACGACCTCCACCCCGGCGCGACCGCCGCGGCACACGGCCACACCGCGCACTCCCGCGCCCTCGGTGCCCTGGGCCGCCTGCTGGAGCCCATCGACCAGGAGTCCGCCGCCTTCTACGGACGGCAGACCCTGTACGAAGCCTACGAGGGGCCGTCCGTCTCCCTGGAGCAGGGCCGCGACATCGCCGAGAACCTCGGGGACAACCGGGCCATCCTGCTACGCCACCACGGCCTGATCACGGTCGGCGGCTCCCTGGACGAGGCCGTGCACTGGTTCTTCACCTACGACAGCTGCGCCCAGGTCCAGCTTCTCGCCCTCGCGGCCGGCACCCCGAAGACATTCACCCACGAACAGGCCATGGCGGCGGGCGAGGGCTTCGGCGACGCCCAACTGGGCTGGTTCAGCTTCCAGTTGTTGTGGGACGAGATAGTCCGCGAGGAGCCCGACCTGCTGGACGAGTAA
- a CDS encoding class II 3-deoxy-7-phosphoheptulonate synthase, whose translation MNTSQDAPPHAWRSLPAAQQPTWPDERALGAVLDDLTTAPPLVFAGECDQLRSRLAAVARGEAFLLQGGDCAETFDAVSADRVRNHVKTLLQMAAVLTYATSLPVVKVGRIAGQYSKPRSQPTERRDGVELPAYRGDAVNGLEFTPESRTPDPERLRRMYHASAATLNIVRAFTTGGYADLRQVHDWNQDFVASSPVGERYERLAREIDRALAFLKACGAQPREFGSTEFYSSHEALILDYEAALTRRDSRTGQWYDVSGHMVWIGERTRQLDGAHIEFAARIRNPIAVKLGPTVTADEALALIDRLDPDREPGRLSFVARMGADRVRDVLPGLVEKVTASGARIAWICDPMHGNTFTAPSGHKTRSFDDVLDEVRGFFEVHRELGTHPGGIHVELTGENVTECLGGGAEVRLDDLAHRYESACDPRLNRYQSLDLAFQVADLYQERVVPRDLPWRTVEA comes from the coding sequence ATGAACACATCGCAGGACGCCCCGCCGCACGCCTGGCGGAGCCTGCCCGCCGCGCAGCAGCCCACCTGGCCCGACGAGCGGGCGCTCGGCGCCGTGCTCGACGACCTCACCACCGCACCTCCCCTCGTCTTCGCCGGTGAATGCGACCAACTCCGCTCTCGGCTGGCCGCCGTCGCACGTGGCGAGGCATTTCTCCTCCAGGGCGGCGACTGCGCGGAGACCTTCGACGCCGTCTCCGCCGACAGGGTCCGCAACCACGTCAAGACCCTGCTGCAGATGGCGGCCGTGCTCACCTACGCCACCTCCCTCCCGGTGGTCAAGGTCGGACGCATCGCCGGCCAGTACTCCAAACCGCGCTCGCAGCCCACGGAGCGGCGTGACGGCGTGGAACTCCCCGCCTACCGCGGCGACGCGGTCAACGGCCTGGAGTTCACACCGGAGAGCCGCACCCCCGACCCCGAGCGGCTCAGACGGATGTACCACGCCTCCGCCGCCACACTGAACATCGTCCGTGCCTTCACCACCGGCGGTTACGCCGATCTGCGCCAAGTGCACGACTGGAACCAGGACTTCGTCGCCAGCTCACCGGTCGGCGAGCGCTACGAGCGCCTGGCCCGCGAGATCGACCGGGCGCTCGCCTTCCTCAAGGCGTGCGGGGCGCAGCCGCGCGAGTTCGGCTCCACCGAGTTCTACTCCAGCCACGAGGCGCTGATACTCGACTACGAGGCGGCGCTCACCCGGCGCGACTCCCGCACCGGCCAGTGGTACGACGTCTCCGGCCACATGGTGTGGATCGGTGAGCGCACCCGTCAACTGGACGGTGCCCACATCGAGTTCGCCGCCAGGATCCGCAATCCCATCGCCGTGAAGCTCGGGCCGACCGTCACCGCGGACGAGGCACTGGCGCTCATCGACCGCCTCGACCCCGACCGGGAGCCGGGCCGGCTGTCCTTCGTCGCCAGGATGGGCGCGGACCGGGTCCGCGACGTACTGCCGGGCCTGGTGGAGAAGGTGACGGCGTCCGGGGCGCGGATCGCCTGGATCTGCGACCCCATGCACGGCAACACCTTCACCGCACCCAGCGGCCACAAGACCCGCAGCTTCGACGACGTCCTCGACGAGGTACGCGGCTTCTTCGAGGTCCACCGCGAGCTGGGCACCCACCCGGGCGGCATCCACGTCGAACTGACCGGCGAGAACGTCACCGAGTGCCTCGGCGGCGGGGCCGAGGTCCGCCTGGACGACCTTGCACACCGCTACGAGTCCGCCTGCGACCCGCGCCTCAACCGCTACCAGTCGCTCGACCTCGCGTTCCAGGTCGCCGATTTGTACCAGGAGCGCGTCGTGCCCCGGGACCTTCCGTGGCGGACCGTCGAAGCATGA
- the aroH gene encoding chorismate mutase, producing MTVRAIRGAIQLERDDRNHLVASTKNLLKAMLDANGLERRNLISVVFTATPDLRSEFPAVAARELGITDTPLLCTREIDVEGALPRVVRILVHAETDRPKSDVRHVYLGGAATLRTDLADALEETR from the coding sequence ATGACAGTGCGCGCGATACGCGGCGCGATCCAGCTTGAACGGGACGACAGGAACCATCTGGTGGCGAGCACCAAGAACCTGCTGAAGGCGATGCTCGACGCCAACGGGTTGGAACGGCGGAACCTGATCAGTGTGGTTTTCACCGCCACGCCTGATCTGCGCAGCGAGTTCCCCGCAGTGGCCGCGCGGGAACTGGGGATCACCGACACCCCGCTGCTGTGCACCCGGGAGATCGACGTGGAGGGGGCACTGCCGCGCGTCGTACGCATCCTGGTGCACGCGGAGACCGACCGGCCCAAGAGCGATGTGCGACACGTCTATCTGGGCGGTGCCGCGACGCTGCGCACCGATCTCGCCGACGCGCTGGAGGAGACCCGATGA
- a CDS encoding prephenate dehydrogenase, whose translation MRTAAVVGTGLIGTSVALALARREVGVHLLDADESAARTAAALGAGTVGPPAAPVDIAVLAVPPGCVGEVLAAQQVKGLARSYTDVASVKAGPERDALKLADPSCYIGGHPMAGRELSGPLAASATLFEGRSWVLTPTGATGTDTLNRALEVVALCAAVPVVMESFAHDRAVALVSHAPHLVAALMAARLEHMPDDASHLAGQGLRDVTRIAGGDPRLWGDILDGNAGAVADVLEALAVDLGTAVAALRGLAGDDADARAEGMVRVADLLDRGRRGRGRVAGKHGQKPTRCTPVHVLIGDQAGELARLLATVADLDVNVEEVSIDHSPAERSGLVELVVEASAAARMARRLTEFGWAVQRPQPRADPTPQAVVPPPKAGADRRRVPLVTGTA comes from the coding sequence ATCCGTACGGCAGCGGTCGTGGGCACCGGCCTCATCGGCACCTCGGTGGCGCTCGCCCTGGCCCGCAGGGAAGTGGGCGTCCACCTGCTCGACGCGGACGAGTCGGCGGCCCGTACGGCCGCCGCGCTCGGCGCGGGAACCGTCGGTCCGCCCGCCGCCCCGGTGGACATCGCCGTGCTGGCCGTGCCGCCCGGCTGCGTCGGTGAGGTGCTCGCCGCACAGCAGGTGAAGGGGCTGGCCCGCAGCTACACCGATGTGGCCAGCGTCAAGGCCGGCCCGGAGCGGGACGCCCTGAAACTGGCCGACCCCTCCTGCTACATCGGTGGCCATCCCATGGCCGGACGCGAGCTGTCCGGGCCGCTGGCCGCCTCGGCGACCCTCTTCGAGGGCCGCTCCTGGGTGCTCACCCCCACCGGTGCCACCGGGACGGACACACTGAACCGGGCCCTGGAGGTGGTGGCGCTGTGCGCCGCGGTGCCGGTGGTCATGGAGAGCTTCGCCCATGACCGCGCGGTGGCCCTGGTCTCCCACGCCCCGCACCTCGTCGCCGCCCTGATGGCGGCGCGACTGGAGCACATGCCGGACGACGCGTCACATCTCGCGGGGCAGGGGCTGCGGGACGTCACCCGGATCGCCGGGGGCGACCCTCGGCTGTGGGGCGACATCCTGGACGGCAACGCCGGGGCTGTCGCGGACGTACTGGAGGCGCTCGCCGTGGATCTCGGCACGGCAGTGGCGGCGCTGCGGGGACTGGCCGGCGACGACGCCGACGCCCGCGCGGAGGGCATGGTGCGCGTCGCCGACCTGCTGGACCGCGGCAGGAGGGGGCGGGGACGCGTGGCCGGCAAGCACGGGCAGAAGCCGACCCGCTGCACTCCCGTGCATGTGCTCATCGGGGACCAGGCAGGCGAGCTGGCCCGACTGCTGGCGACCGTCGCCGACTTGGACGTCAACGTCGAGGAAGTGTCCATCGACCATTCCCCCGCCGAGCGCAGCGGGCTGGTGGAACTGGTCGTGGAGGCGTCCGCCGCCGCCCGTATGGCCCGGCGGCTCACGGAGTTCGGCTGGGCGGTGCAACGGCCCCAGCCCCGCGCCGACCCCACCCCGCAGGCAGTCGTGCCTCCGCCGAAGGCCGGGGCCGACCGGCGCCGGGTTCCGCTGGTGACCGGAACGGCCTGA
- the aroA gene encoding 3-phosphoshikimate 1-carboxyvinyltransferase has protein sequence MGASRRTTADGTQGRGLVAHVPGSKSLTNRALLLAAAARGTSVLRAPLVSDDTLAVKEALRMLGVDVAAAPADTHWKVTGRPGDLAERAEIWCADAGTAARFLPPFALAAGKGGRYTFDGSAQLRARPMRPLAEALTRLGARVLTGPGGALPLTVSGDGLHGGRLELDSGQSSQYLSGLLMAGPLMRSALTVDIPRLVSRPYVDMTLALMRAFGARVDEPTPERVKVVPGDYNATDLAIEPDASTASYFLAAAAVTGSTVTVPGLGRASLQGDVGFARVLGMAGADVTLGEDTVTVTGTGRLRGGFEVDMGEISDTFMTLAAIAPLADAPVTITGIGHARLKESDRIGVTAANLRACGIDVDEGPDHVTVRPGAPARARIACHRDHRIAMSFAVLALGSSTPLDLDDPACVSKTFPGFHTEMQRLFPTYPMKEQ, from the coding sequence GTGGGCGCATCGCGCCGGACGACCGCGGACGGCACCCAGGGCAGGGGACTGGTGGCGCACGTTCCCGGGTCGAAGAGCCTCACCAACCGGGCGCTGCTGCTGGCCGCCGCCGCCCGCGGCACGAGCGTGCTGCGGGCACCACTGGTCAGTGACGACACCCTCGCTGTCAAAGAGGCCCTGCGCATGCTGGGCGTCGACGTGGCGGCAGCCCCGGCCGACACCCACTGGAAGGTCACCGGCAGGCCCGGCGACCTCGCCGAGCGGGCCGAGATCTGGTGCGCGGACGCCGGCACCGCCGCCCGTTTCCTGCCCCCGTTCGCTTTGGCGGCGGGCAAGGGCGGCCGCTACACCTTCGACGGGTCCGCGCAGTTGCGGGCCCGCCCCATGCGCCCCTTGGCCGAGGCGCTCACCCGCCTGGGCGCCCGGGTGCTGACCGGGCCGGGCGGCGCTCTGCCACTGACCGTGAGCGGCGACGGACTGCACGGCGGGAGACTGGAGCTGGACTCCGGGCAGAGCAGCCAGTACCTCAGCGGGCTGCTCATGGCCGGGCCCCTGATGCGCAGCGCGCTGACCGTCGACATCCCCCGCCTCGTCAGCCGCCCCTACGTCGACATGACGCTGGCCCTGATGCGCGCCTTCGGCGCCCGCGTCGACGAGCCCACCCCCGAACGCGTCAAGGTCGTTCCCGGCGACTACAACGCCACCGACCTCGCCATCGAACCGGACGCCTCGACCGCGTCGTACTTCCTCGCCGCGGCCGCCGTGACCGGCAGCACCGTCACTGTCCCCGGCCTGGGCCGTGCCAGCCTCCAGGGCGACGTGGGGTTCGCGCGGGTGCTGGGAATGGCGGGCGCCGATGTCACCCTCGGCGAGGACACGGTCACCGTCACCGGCACGGGACGGCTGCGCGGAGGGTTCGAGGTCGACATGGGAGAGATCTCGGACACCTTCATGACACTGGCCGCCATCGCCCCGCTCGCCGACGCGCCCGTCACCATCACCGGCATCGGGCACGCGAGGCTGAAAGAGTCGGACCGGATCGGCGTGACGGCGGCGAACCTGCGCGCCTGCGGCATCGACGTGGACGAGGGCCCGGACCATGTCACCGTCCGGCCCGGGGCCCCGGCGCGTGCCCGGATCGCCTGCCACCGCGACCACCGTATCGCCATGTCCTTCGCCGTGCTGGCGCTCGGCAGCTCCACCCCGCTCGACCTCGACGACCCGGCCTGCGTGAGCAAGACCTTCCCGGGCTTCCACACCGAGATGCAGCGGCTCTTCCCCACCTACCCGATGAAGGAGCAGTGA
- the aroC gene encoding chorismate synthase — MSRLRWLTAGESHGRALVATLEGLPAGVPITTETVADHLARRRLGYGRGARMKFERDEVTFLGGVRHGLTLGSPVAIMIGNTEWPKWEQVMAADPVDPEVLADLGRNAPLTRPRPGHADLAGMQKYGFDEARPVLERASARETAARVALGAVARSYLKETTGVEIVSHVVELADVQAPYGLQPTPGDVERLDADPVRCLDAAASKAMVARIDQAHRDGDTLGGVVEVLAHGVPVGLGSHVHWDRRLDARLAAALMGIQAIKGVEVGDGFGLARTPGSKAHDEIVADGGGIRRASGRAGGTEGGLSTGETLRVRAAMKPIATVPRALRTVDVVTREVARAHHQRSDVCAVPAAGIVAEAMVALVLADAVAEKFGGDSGTETRRNVRSYLDALAIR, encoded by the coding sequence CTGAGCAGATTGCGGTGGCTGACCGCGGGGGAGTCGCACGGCCGCGCACTTGTGGCGACGTTGGAGGGGCTGCCCGCCGGTGTGCCGATCACCACGGAGACGGTGGCGGATCATCTGGCGAGGCGGCGGCTGGGGTACGGGCGTGGCGCGCGGATGAAGTTCGAGCGGGACGAGGTCACGTTCCTCGGCGGCGTCCGCCACGGTCTGACCCTCGGCTCCCCGGTCGCGATCATGATCGGCAACACCGAATGGCCGAAGTGGGAGCAGGTCATGGCCGCTGACCCGGTCGATCCGGAGGTCCTGGCAGATCTGGGCCGCAACGCGCCGTTGACCCGCCCCCGCCCCGGCCACGCGGACCTGGCCGGCATGCAGAAGTACGGCTTCGACGAGGCCCGTCCCGTTCTGGAGCGTGCGTCGGCGCGGGAGACCGCGGCCCGTGTCGCCCTCGGTGCCGTCGCCCGGTCGTACCTGAAGGAGACGACGGGTGTCGAGATCGTCTCTCATGTGGTGGAACTGGCCGATGTACAGGCCCCCTACGGCCTCCAACCGACCCCGGGGGACGTGGAGCGGCTGGACGCCGACCCGGTCCGCTGCCTGGACGCCGCCGCGTCGAAGGCGATGGTGGCGCGCATCGATCAGGCCCACCGGGACGGTGACACGCTGGGTGGTGTGGTCGAGGTCCTGGCCCATGGCGTCCCGGTCGGTCTGGGCTCGCATGTGCACTGGGACCGGCGCCTCGACGCCCGGCTGGCGGCCGCCCTGATGGGGATTCAGGCCATCAAGGGGGTCGAGGTGGGAGACGGTTTCGGGCTGGCTCGGACACCGGGGTCGAAGGCACACGACGAGATCGTGGCCGACGGGGGCGGGATCCGGCGGGCGTCGGGCCGCGCGGGCGGCACGGAGGGCGGTCTGAGCACGGGGGAGACGCTGCGGGTACGGGCGGCGATGAAGCCGATCGCGACCGTGCCCCGCGCTCTGCGGACGGTGGACGTGGTCACGCGTGAGGTGGCTCGGGCACATCACCAGCGGTCCGATGTGTGCGCGGTGCCGGCGGCGGGGATCGTCGCCGAGGCGATGGTCGCGCTGGTGCTGGCCGACGCGGTGGCGGAGAAGTTCGGTGGCGACAGCGGCACGGAAACCCGGCGCAATGTCCGCTCCTACCTCGATGCCCTGGCCATCCGGTGA
- a CDS encoding shikimate kinase, with product MSAPLVVLVGPMGVGKSTVGQLLAERLGTVFRDTDEDIVTAQGRPITDIFAEDGEAAFRVLEREAVRRALTEHDGVLALGGGAILDPATRALLTGLPVVYLLMSVEAAVLRTAPHATRPLLAVDPRGQWHALMEGRRALYEEVAWAVVATDDRTPEDVAEAVGDVLGRRAPGAVRQ from the coding sequence GTGAGCGCACCGCTGGTCGTTCTGGTCGGCCCGATGGGCGTGGGCAAGTCCACGGTCGGGCAGCTGCTCGCCGAGCGTCTCGGAACGGTCTTCCGGGACACGGACGAGGACATCGTCACCGCGCAGGGCCGACCCATCACGGACATCTTCGCGGAGGACGGCGAAGCCGCCTTCCGTGTCCTCGAGAGGGAAGCCGTACGCCGAGCGCTCACCGAGCACGACGGTGTCCTCGCCCTCGGTGGCGGAGCGATCCTCGATCCGGCCACCCGCGCCCTGCTGACGGGGCTGCCCGTCGTCTACCTCTTGATGAGTGTCGAAGCAGCCGTCTTACGCACCGCCCCGCACGCCACGCGCCCTCTGCTGGCGGTCGACCCGCGCGGGCAGTGGCACGCACTCATGGAAGGGCGCCGGGCGTTGTACGAGGAGGTGGCGTGGGCGGTGGTGGCCACCGACGACCGTACGCCGGAGGACGTCGCCGAGGCGGTCGGTGACGTGCTGGGACGGCGGGCCCCGGGAGCGGTGAGGCAGTGA
- a CDS encoding class I SAM-dependent methyltransferase produces MTDDTAVGPPAFESLSPAGGYTGDPAVRAEWDSRYADRQQLWSGRPNGALVAETASLTPGRVLDVGCGEGADALWLARRGWDVTALEVSGVALERAAGHARDAGVAIHWVHAELTRAALPPASFDLVSAQYPALLRTPDAEAEHALLAAVAPGGVLLLVHHAGMETRQADDSGFDPADYVWPSMVTELLDDDWEVEVDEQRPREAPDGGAGAHHTDDLVLRVRRLR; encoded by the coding sequence ATGACCGACGACACCGCAGTAGGACCGCCCGCGTTCGAGTCCCTTTCGCCCGCCGGCGGATACACCGGCGACCCGGCGGTGCGGGCGGAGTGGGACAGCCGCTACGCCGACCGGCAACAGCTCTGGAGCGGCCGGCCCAACGGCGCGCTCGTGGCCGAGACCGCCTCGCTCACCCCCGGACGAGTCCTCGACGTCGGCTGCGGCGAGGGCGCGGACGCGCTCTGGCTCGCACGCCGCGGCTGGGACGTCACCGCGCTCGAGGTGTCCGGCGTGGCGCTGGAACGCGCGGCCGGACACGCGCGGGACGCCGGCGTCGCCATCCACTGGGTGCACGCCGAACTCACCCGGGCAGCGCTCCCGCCGGCCTCCTTCGACCTGGTCTCCGCGCAGTACCCGGCCCTGCTGCGCACCCCCGACGCCGAGGCCGAACACGCCCTGCTCGCGGCCGTCGCACCCGGCGGCGTGCTGCTGCTCGTCCACCACGCCGGCATGGAGACCCGGCAGGCGGACGACAGCGGCTTCGACCCGGCCGACTACGTCTGGCCCTCCATGGTCACCGAACTCCTCGACGACGACTGGGAGGTGGAGGTGGACGAGCAACGCCCCCGCGAGGCACCCGACGGCGGAGCCGGCGCCCACCACACGGACGACCTCGTACTCCGCGTACGCCGACTGCGCTGA
- a CDS encoding HAD-IIA family hydrolase — MTAETADETAASTDRLRAVRGVVFDMDGTLVLGDRRNHGLTPLPGALELTAALTAGGLPWVTFTNGTTRTPEAYAGALRRIGFDLPDEAMLTPATSAVDHFLAVGHRSVLVLGGDGLREPLRRAGIEIVEPRGRPEADAVLVGWYREFTMDDLEAACHAVFGGAVLYSSSQSVFFASADGRALGTSRAICAMISSVTGVTEQIVGKPSLTGLRCAARRLGVAPRDLAVVGDDPELEMAMARRADALGIAVTTGIHQPDRSPALPPDQRPHLTVDGVASLIDLLPPPASRPEPPRTAPMPT, encoded by the coding sequence GTGACCGCCGAAACGGCTGACGAGACCGCCGCCTCGACCGACCGGCTGCGGGCCGTCCGCGGCGTCGTCTTCGACATGGACGGCACCCTCGTCCTGGGCGACCGACGCAACCACGGGCTCACGCCCCTGCCCGGCGCCCTGGAACTCACCGCCGCGCTGACCGCGGGCGGCCTGCCCTGGGTGACGTTCACCAACGGCACCACCCGCACGCCCGAGGCCTACGCCGGGGCCCTGCGCCGCATCGGCTTCGACCTCCCCGACGAGGCCATGCTCACCCCCGCCACCAGCGCCGTCGACCATTTCCTGGCCGTGGGCCACCGCAGCGTGCTGGTGCTCGGCGGCGACGGCCTGAGGGAGCCGCTGAGGCGGGCCGGCATCGAGATCGTCGAGCCCAGGGGCAGGCCGGAGGCGGATGCCGTACTGGTGGGCTGGTACCGCGAGTTCACCATGGACGACCTGGAGGCGGCCTGCCACGCCGTCTTCGGCGGCGCCGTCCTGTACAGCAGCTCGCAGTCGGTGTTCTTCGCCAGCGCCGACGGCAGAGCACTGGGCACGTCCCGGGCCATCTGCGCCATGATCAGCAGCGTCACGGGCGTCACCGAACAGATCGTGGGGAAACCCTCGCTGACGGGCCTGCGCTGCGCGGCGCGACGGTTGGGGGTCGCCCCGCGAGATCTCGCCGTCGTCGGGGACGACCCGGAACTGGAGATGGCGATGGCCCGACGCGCGGACGCCCTCGGCATCGCGGTGACCACCGGCATCCATCAGCCGGACCGCTCCCCCGCACTACCGCCCGACCAGCGCCCGCACCTCACGGTCGACGGCGTGGCCAGCCTGATCGACCTCCTGCCGCCGCCCGCCTCCCGCCCCGAACCTCCCAGGACCGCACCCATGCCGACATGA